From Podospora bellae-mahoneyi strain CBS 112042 chromosome 3, whole genome shotgun sequence, the proteins below share one genomic window:
- a CDS encoding hypothetical protein (COG:O; EggNog:ENOG503PN7D), translating to MSGFWNSIDLQSEQSDGSSVASNLPSNPPSPSQSLLYEPDIAEYDSDLPDYESESSEDTIRIINNVSDLDEAETREWRSLRDDLEEGEIRERSTLHREDAGLEEEEAKHQPQDMGIYVPDPKFTFLFDPGRHHPHHQHTCSICMISPLRILPATQRQSIYNQNNDSVPCVLPCGHIFGQACIRQWMQDHDQCPVCRTPMVHELCKHKIKLRPLWKETIWLVPRTIPDGGKIAAFCSTCEAVERRAVINGLMETLGRLYYDAKLRWKRTGREKDRVQMVKYRVRMDDDLKRLVTRETVGEWVLGF from the exons ATGTCCGGCTTTTGGAATTCCATAGACTTGCAGTCTGAACAGTCGGACGGCTCATCCGTCGCTTCTAATCTCCCTTCTAaccccccgtccccttcACAGTCACTTCTGTATGAACCTGACATTGCAGAGTACGACTCGGACCTTCCTGATTACGAGTCTGAATCTTCTGAAGACACCATCAGAATCATCAACAATGTCTCGGATTTAGACGAAGCAGAAACTCGAGAATGGCGCAGTCTTCGAGACGATctcgaggaaggagaaatTCGCGAACGTAGCACCCTTCACAGAGAAGACGCCggtcttgaagaagaggaggctaAACATCAACCTCAGGACATGGGCATCTACGTTCCCGACCCCAAATTCACCTTCCTTTTCGACCCtggccgccaccacccccatcaccaacacacATGCTCCATTTGCATGATCTCCCCCCTTCGCATCCTTCCCGCTACCCAACGCCAGAGCATCTACAATCAAAACAACGATTCTGTGCCTTGTGTGCTACCGTGCGGTCACATATTTGGCCAAGCTTGCATCCGTCAATGGATGCAAGACCACGACCAATGCCCCGTTTGTCGGACTCCCATGGTTCACGAGCTGTGTAAGCACAAGATTAAGCTTAGACCGCTGTGGAAGGAGACCATCTGGTTGGTTCCACGGACTATTCCTGACGGGGGGAAGATTGCTGCTTTTTGCTCCACTTgcgaggcggtggagaggcgGGCGGTGATCAATGGGTTGATGGAGACGCTGGGAAGGTTGTATTATGATGCGAAGctgaggtggaagaggacggggagggagaaggatcGGGTGCAGATGGTGAAGTAtagggtgaggatggatgACGAtttgaagaggttggtgacgagggagaCGGTTGGGGAGTGG GTACTAGGCTTTTGA
- a CDS encoding hypothetical protein (EggNog:ENOG503NU1G; COG:I) — translation MPYGDHKAATAIQRYDDEKITQESTVQRPSWLLYKLTTGGGKKGVVKIADERRTSPDGVEIKVIKSTEKGRQKEKREEESVWAGIAKSLEGFPSIPGPPENITDMVVDFILPEWTKSLPGLMRKLQRELEMAPGSLAAEIWDEARDPFTHPEIEWEAKVRVSNALCEEEKTFLERRKKVIVPALAKYLGLKEEDIHPDDVPTVAICGSGGGLRALVAGTGSFLASTEDGLFDCVTYASGVSGSCWLQSLYYSSVTGNSFQRAIDHLKARLGTHIADPPVAFNSLTSAPTNKYLLSGIVEKFKGDPAASFSLVDVYGILLAARLLVPKGELEVNEKDFKLSSQREYVRYGQNPLPIYTAVRHEIPEMDEQDADGNPPVSEEAKERAKKEAWFQWFEITPYELFCEEFSAGIPTWALGRKFKNGSDTGLRLPEVRMPLLLGIWGSAFCATLSHYYREIRPIIRSIVGFGPIDGLIWNNLNEDLSKVHPIDPASIPNFVYGMHGKLPSTVPETVYDNENIQLMDAGMSNNLPIYPLLRPGRDVDIIISFDASADIKTDNWLSVVEGYAMQRGIKGWPLGIGWPKPEASAKETAKQLDKAESASSPSESQDRVADAKMEQAARQQQMEEDDSSKKTEAEKHQQASDELGYCTVWVGTTQERSSAPPPPPKPIDDESSWRLMEPDAGIAVVYMPFLANEKKVPGIDPAGSEYMSTWNFVYSPEDVEGVVRLARANYEEGRGQIKATVRAVYERKKRRREEHARRVKEEAWRGVIRGGRAGKVGVEGGDQFS, via the exons ATGCCTTACGGGGATCACAAGGCGGCGACCGCTATTCAGCGTTACGACGACGAAAAGATCACCCAGGAGAGCACCGTTCAACGGCCGTCATGGCTTCTTTACAAGCTCACGACAGGGGGCGGGAAAAAAGGGGTCGTCAAAA TTGCCGACGAAAGGAGAACGTCGCCTGATGGCGTGGAGATCAAGGTTATCAAGAGCACCGAGAAGGGTCGGCAAAAGGAGAAgcgggaagaagagagcgTCTGGGCTGGCATTGCCAAAAGCTTGGAAGGATTTCCTTCGATTCCGGGGCCGCCTGAGAATATAACTGATATGGTTGTCGACTTCATTTTGCCCGAGTGGACCAAGAGTTTGCctgggttgatgaggaagttgcagcgggagttggagatggcACCGGGGTCGTTGGCGGCGGAGATTTGGGACGAGGCAAGGGATCCGTTTACGCACCCCGAGATTGAGTGGGAGGCTAAAGTGAGAGTGTCGAATGCGCTCtgtgaggaggaaaagacttTCTTGGAGAGGCGGAAGAAGGTTATTGTGCCTGCACTGGCAAAATACTTGGGGTTgaaagaggaggatatcCACCCCGATGATGTCCCCACTGTGGCCATTTGCGGCTCAGGAGGAGGTTTGAGAGCGTTGGTTGCTGGAACTGGGTCTTTCCTCGCGTCCACCGAGGACGGGTTGTTCGACTGTGTGACGTATGCTTCGGGCGTGTCTGGGTCGTGCTGGCTTCAGTCCCTCTACTATTCCTCAGTCACGGGCAACAGCTTTCAGCGAGCGATCGACCATCTCAAAGCACGCCTCGGCACCCATATTGCTGACCCCCCGGTGGCTTTCAACTCGTTGACTTCGGCGCCGACGAACAAGTACCTGCTGAGCGGGATTGTGGAAAAGTTCAAGGGGGATCCAGCAGCGTCTTTCAGTCTTGTCGATGTCTATGGTATACTGTTGGCGGCGAGGCTGCTTGTTCCCAAGGGCGAGTTGGAGGTCAATGAGAAAGACTTCAAGCTGTCCAGCCAGCGGGAATACGTCAGATACGGCCAGAACCCACTACCCATCTACACCGCCGTTCGTCACGAGATTCCAGAAATGGACGAGCAAGACGCCGACGGGAACCCGCCCGTTTCAGAAGAGGCCAAAGAACGCGCAAAGAAGGAAGCCTGGTTTCAGTGGTTCGAGATAACACCCTACGAACTATTCTGCGAGGAGTTTTCCGCTGGTATTCCCACCTGGGCACTCGGCCGCAAGTTCAAAAACGGCTCTGACACTGGTCTCCGTCTGCCTGAAGTTCGTatgcctctcctcctcggcatctggGGTAGCGCCTTTTGCGCGACTCTCAGCCACTACTACCGTGAAATCCGCCCCATCATCCGCAGCATCGTCGGTTTTGGCCCCATCGACGGACTTATCTGGAACAACCTCAACGAGGACCTTAGTAAGGTCCATCCTATCGACCCTGCCTCGATACCGAATTTTGTGTATGGCATGCACGGCAAGTTACCGTCCACCGTTCCCGAAACCGTCTACGACAATGAAAACATCCAACTTATGGACGCGGGAATGTCAAACAACCTGCCTATTTATCCGCTGTTGCGCCCGGGGAGGGATGTagacatcatcatctctttTGATGCATCAGCAGACATCAAGACAGACAACTGGCTctcggtggtggaagggTACGCCATGCAGCGCGGGATCAAAGGGTGGCCGTTGGGGATTGGGTGGCCCAAGCCGGAAGCGTCGGCGAAGGAAACAGCGAAACAGCTCGACAAGGCGGAAAGTGCCTCTTCGCCGTCTGAATCCCAAGATCGCGTCGCGGACGCGAAGATGGAGCAGGCAGCCCGTCAACAGCAgatggaagaggatgacaGTTCCAAAAAGACCGAAGCGGAAAAACATCAGCAGGCTTCGGACGAGTTGGGGTACTGCACGGTTTGGGTTGGGACCACGCAGGAGAGGAGTAgtgctccgccgccgccgccaaagccgATTGATGATGAAAGTAGCTGGAGACTTATGGAGCCGGACGCGGGGATAGCGGTTGTTTACATGCCGTTTTTGGCGAACGAGAAGAAGGTTCCCGGGATAGATCCGGCGGGGAGTGAGTACATGAGCACGTGGAATTTTGTGTATAGTccggaggatgtggagggggtggtgaggttggcgagggcgaattatgaggaggggagggggcagaTCAAGGCGACGGTGAGGGCTGTTTatgagaggaagaagaggaggagggaggagcatgccaggagggtgaaggaggaggcgtggaggggggtgataaGGGGGGGCCGGGCTGGGaaggttggggtggaggggggggatcaGTTTAGTTAG
- a CDS encoding hypothetical protein (EggNog:ENOG503P73S; COG:K), translated as MRHSLLVAKPRRSPGLRCSLSSPHDHDHRTRTTTRRQFIKPTRPASLTDPIRTGLHRKYEDPFSVLKTAPRDNPAVWGYYGGVRKLDLKLGVIGPLRRKGEEVLRGEKEPKGGDEEHEIWRRGLEGLLIGGGGLWRITEDGTGLERYFEFGSFAKAWGFMGAVVGECKARRHHPEWSNTFRTVFIRWRTHEPENHISMLDIELAGFCDEQARFFGEVMPGRGEGNRKAEEKTGTASASPIPDGKIVSGSGASSTAATPEVTKAVAIPTELGTTINNTTTKKQSHEGQQIAPIEATEQPPPETSNDAENTPNRINHQPEVPTTPDEQVVADPPEEKSSPEPPPSQQTNPSQQPPSDEQAAINPPKEDSFPQPRPSEQSNHPRQPDHHPPKENTSTARPLEEILKLDWQCLEETVARIRRKPCTLEEVREAARVFDELAARHQSGGYRFTRELSQERVKIEEEITDRLKFFRRANHEWRQAKKMERRLVEERGNGLQKPPVLPNGTTGEAVQSQLAEARAEEGEKKKPSSELREPRKAEVELKSQAAEAEEPEKEVDRLVLKSQNLRKSEAKPEQESDDVAVVDKKKPLDRIPWFQTILRQYRQP; from the exons ATGCGCCactctcttcttgttgccaaACCAAGGCGGTCACCGGGCTTGCGCTGCAGCCTTTCTTCACCTCATGATCATGATCATCGGAcaaggacgacgacgagacGACAGTTTATCAAGCCCACCAGGCCTGCCTCGCTCACCGACCCGATACGGACGGGCCTGCACAGGAAGTATGAGGACCCGTTTAGTGTGTTAAAGACGGCGCCGAGGGACAACCCGGCTGTCTGGGGGTATTatgggggggtgaggaagtTGGACTTGAAGTTGGGGGTTATTGggccgttgaggaggaagggggaggaggttttgaggggggagaaggagccgAAGGGGGGGGACGAGGAGCATgagatttggaggagggggcttgaggggttgttgattgGGGGCGGGGGACTGTGGAGGATTACGGAGGATGGgacggggttggagaggtatTTTGAGTTTGGGAGTTTTGCTAAGGCGTGGGGGTTTATGGGGGCTGTTGTGGGGGAGTGTAAAGCTAGGAGGCATCATCCGGAGTGGTCCAAT ACTTTTAGGACGGTGTTTATACGGTGGAGGACTCATGAGCCGGAGAATCATATTTCGATGCTGGATATTGAGCTGGCGGGGTTTTGTGATGAGCAGGCGAGGTTCTTTGGTGAGGTTAtgccggggaggggggaggggaacagGAAGGCAGAGGAGAAGACGGGTACTGCTTCGGCGTCACCGATACCGGATGGGAAGATTGTCAGCGGCTCGGGTGCTTCCAGCACTGCTGCCACTCCTGAGGTCACCAAGGCGGTAGCAATACCTACCGAActtggcaccaccatcaacaacaccactaCCAAAAAACAATCACACGAGGGACAACAAATTGCCCCGATCGAAGCAACtgaacaacctccaccagagACGAGCAACGATGCAGAGAATACACCTAACCgaatcaaccaccaaccagaagtaccaacaacaccagacGAACAGGTGGTCGCAGACCCACCTGAGGAGAAGTCCTCtccagaaccaccaccatcacaacaaaccaacccctcccaacaGCCGCCATCGGACGAGCAAGCAGCAATAAACCCGCCAAAAGAGGACTCTTTTCCACAACCACGACCATCAGAGCAAAGCAATCACCCACGGCAACCagatcatcaccctccaaaaGAAAACACATCCACAGCACGCCCCCTCGAGGAGATTCTAAAGCTGGACTGGCAATGTCTAGAAGAGACAGTGGCTAGGATACGGAGGAAACCCTGCACATTAGAAGAAGTCCGGGAAGCAGCGAGAGTATTCGACGAGCTGGCGGCAAGGCATCAGAGCGGGGGGTATAGATTCACGAGGGAACTATCGCAGGAGAGGGTGAAAATAGAAGAGGAGATTACGGATCGGCTCAAGTTTTTTAGAAGGGCGAATCATGAGTGGAGgcaggcgaagaagatggagaggaggctggtggaggagaggggaaaTGGGTTGCAAAAACCACCCGTGTTACCGAATGGGACGACTGGAGAGGCGGTTCAATCACAACTGGCAGAAGCTagggcagaggagggggagaagaagaaaccaTCGTCGGAGCTACGAGAACCACGAAAGGCTGAAGTAGAGCTGAAATCACAAGCGGCAGAAGCCGAGGAGCCAGAAAAGGAGGTTGACAGGCTAGTGCTCAAGTCGCAAAACCTACGAAAATCGGAGGCGAAGCCAGAGCAGGAAAGTGACGacgtggcggtggtggacaaAAAGAAGCCGCTAGATCGAATCCCTTGGTTTCAGACCATCCTCCGCCAGTACCGCCAGCCTTGA
- the PPH3 gene encoding phosphoprotein phosphatase PP4 catalytic subunit (COG:G; COG:T; EggNog:ENOG503NVGA), giving the protein MSDLDRAIAQLRACRPIPENDVRELCHKARELLIEEGNVVTVNAPVTICGDIHGQFHDLMELFRVGGDVPDTNYLFMGDFVDRGFYSLESFLLLLCLKVRYPDRMTLIRGNHESRQITMVYGFYDECLRKYGSANVWRYCCDVFDYLALGAIVLGASNTLSEGGGGGGGTAPVAGPDVEIEVCNADQQIISRFLRKGSSSASSSREGSQAGESQVGEGGSSPERGRTEGSPNGAAGGQPTTNGFGDGGGPPAPTNTGPPGSGASGASGGSIGNPAGAVLCVHGGLSPLIDNVDKIRLLDRKQEVPHEGAMCDLLWSDPDEIDGWGLSPRGAGFLFGADIVKVFNHRNDLSLIARAHQLVMEGFKEMFDASIVTVWSAPNYCYRCGNVAALLELSEDDSGLGVLARSNGDVNRSDGMGGQGSRGVLMENDLLGYNKAGPARRYRVFQAAPQDSRGMPAKKPVADYFL; this is encoded by the exons ATGAGTGACCTCGACAG AGCCATAGCCCAACTCCGAGCCTGCCGCCCCATCCCCGAAAACGACGTCCGCGAGCTCTGCCACAAAGCCCGCGAGCTCCTCATCGAAGAAGGCAACGTCGTGACCGTCAACGCGCCCGTGACAATATGCGGCGACATCCACGGCCAGTTCCACGACCTGATGGAGCTCTTCCGCGTCGGCGGCGACGTCCCCGACACGAACTACCTCTTCATGGGCGACTTTGTCGACCGCGGGTTCTACTCGCTCGagtccttcctcctcttgctctgcCTCAAAGTTCGGTACCCAGACCGCATGACGCTCATTCGCGGGAACCACGAGTCTCGCCAGATTACGATGGTGTATGGGTTCTATGACGAGTGCTTGAGGAAGTACGGGAGCGCGAATGTTTGGAGGTATTGTTGTGATGTGTTTGATTACTTGGCGCTGGGGGCGATTGTGTTGGGGGCTAGTAATACTCTTtccgaggggggtggtggtggaggtggtacGGCGCCGGTGGCGGGGCCGGATGTGGAGATTGAGGTTTGTAATGCGGATCAGCAGATTATTTCGAGGTTTTTGAGGAAGgggtcttcttctgcttcttcttcgaggGAGGGGAGTCAGGCGGGGGAAAgtcaggttggggagggcgggagCAGTCCTGAGAGGGGGCGGACGGAAGGGAGTCCGAATGGTGCGGCAGGGGGGCAGCCGACGACGAATGGGTTCGGGGATGGCGGTGGGCCACCGGCGCCGACGAATACGGGACCGCCGGGGTCGGGGGCGAGCGGGGCGAGTGGGGGAAGTATCGGGAATCCGGCGGGGGCGGTGTTGTGTGTTCATGGCGGGTTGAGTCCGTTGATTGATAATGTGGACAAGATTCGGCTGCTGGACCGGAAACAGGAAGTTCCTCATGAGGGTGCGATGTGCGACTTGCTCTGGTCGGATCCGGATGAGATTGATGGGTGGGGTTTGTCGCCGAGGGGGGCTGGGTTCTTGTTTGGGGCCGATATCGTCAAGGTGTTCAACCACAGGAACGACCTGAGCTTGATTGCGAGGGCGCATCAGCTGGTTATGGAGGGGTTCAAGGAGATGTTTGATGCGAGTATCGTCACGGTGTGGTCGGCGCCCAATTACTGCTACCGATGCGGGAATGTGGCTGCGTTGCTGGAGCTGTCGGAGGATGActctgggttgggggtgttggcgagGAGTAATGGGGATGTGAACAGGAGTGACGGGATGGGCGGGCAGGGGTCAAGAGGTGTTTTGATGGAGAATGACTTGCTGGGCTACAACAAAGCTGGGCCGGCAAGGAGGTATCGGGTTTTCCAAGCGGCGCCGCAGGATTCGAGGGGGATGCCGGCTAAGAAGCCCGTTGCCGACTACTTTTTGTGA
- a CDS encoding hypothetical protein (EggNog:ENOG503P595) → MLAQEQHPLPASASYPTSIHILLYNQSTWYPKHVWSPAGGWYAQPANWKANTAILGVCVFGITAMVWNLSAEREFRHKMPEPGRFYPSRYWSKQIIEHERAQKEKAEAEKKSS, encoded by the exons ATGCTCGCCCAGGAACAGCACCCACTACCCGCCAGCGCCT CTTATCCCACGTCAATCCACATCCTCCTATACAATCAGTCAACATG GTATCCCAAGCACGTCTGGTCGCCGGCCGGTGGTTGGTACGCCCAGCCCGCCAACTGGAAGGCCAACACGGCCATTCTCGGTGTCTGCGTCTTTGGCATCACTGCTATGGTCTGGAACCTGAGCGCCGAGAGGGAGTTCCGTCACAAGATGCCCGAGCCAGGACGTTTCTACCCAAGCAGATA CTGGAGCAAACAAATCATCGAGCACGAGCGGGcgcaaaaggaaaaggcagaggcagagaagAAGTCATCATAA
- a CDS encoding hypothetical protein (EggNog:ENOG503P42Y): protein MKMSSTDSKKQANLSRIRTNQRLSRARRKEYISSLESRIREHEKKGVQATLEIQLAARKVAEENQRLRELLGKVGVSEAGIREYLQQPPSQTPCRREEQQKDAEPNECSMAADLISLITGANTSQVRVTLGCAPGRNCDVDEEAIEKTITRLKGSTSN, encoded by the exons ATGAAAATGTCCTCCACAGACTCCAAAAAACAAGCCAACCTCTCCCGCATCCGCACCAACCAGCGCCTCTCCCGCGCCCGCCGAAAAGAGTACATCTCTTCCCTAGAATCCCGCATCAGGGAGCacgaaaaaaagggggtgcAGGCAACACTAGAGATCCAGCTCGCCGCGAGAAAAGTCGCGGAAGAAAACCAGAGGCTGAGAGAGTTGCTCGGCAAGGTTGGGGTCAGCGAGGCTGGTATAAGAGAGTACCTGCAACAGCCGCCATCCCAGACGCCCTGTAGACGTGAGGAGCAGCAGAAGGACGCAGAGCCCAACGAGTGTTCCATGGCGGCTGATTT AATatccctcatcaccggcgcAAACACCAGCCAAGTCCGTGTGACGTTGGGATGTGCTCCTGGGAGGAATTGTGACGTTGATGAAGAGGCTATAGAGAAGACTATCACTCGACTGAAGGGCTCAACCTCAAACTAA
- the CDC3 gene encoding Cell division control protein 3 (COG:D; COG:U; COG:Z; EggNog:ENOG503NUM5) — translation MASNGIPNSPPPPVRASPVVPTGKPSTLGSQDSREGPSDSFAAAPSALSDDRNIVRRKLTGYVGFANLPNQWHRKSVRKGFNFNVMVVGESGLGKSTLVNTLFNTSLYPPKERKGPSLEIVPKTVSIQSISADIEEAGVRLRLTVVDTPGFGDFVNNDESWRPIVDNIEQRFDAYLDAENKVNRMNIVDNRIHACVFFIQPTGHSLKPLDIEVMKRLHTKVNLIPVIAKSDTLTDEEVVAFKARILADIKYHKVQIFEGPRYELDDEETIAENNEIMSKVPFAVVGANTEVTNADGRKVRGRAYPWGVIEVDNEEHCDFVKLRQMLIRTHMEELKENTNNTLYENYRTDKLIAMGVSQDPSVFKEVNPAVKQEEERALHEQKLAKMEAEMKMVFQQKVAEKESKLKQSEEELYARHREMKEQLERQRLELEEKKSRVESGRPLEKEPKRKGFSLR, via the exons ATGG CTTCAAACGGTATTCCCAAcagtccccctccccccgtcAGGGCCTCGCCAGTGGTGCCCACTGGCAAGCCCTCGACACTCGGATCTCAAGACTCGAGAGAAGGTCCCTCTGACTCCTTCGCCGCAGCTCCTTCAGCTTTGAGTGACGACCGTAACATTGTCCGCCGCAAGTTGACGGGCTATGTCGGTTTCGCCAATCTCCCCAACCAATGGCACCGCAAGAGTGTTCGCAAGGGCTTCAACTTCAACGTTATGGTTGTCG GTGAATCCGGCCTCGGAAAGTCTACTCTCGTCAACACTCTTTTCAACACGTCGTTGTACCCACCCAAGGAGCGCAAGGGACCCAGCCTCGAAATTGTTCCCAAGACCGTCAGTATTCAATCTATCAGCGCAGATattgaggaggcgggtgtTCGTCTCAGGCTTACGGTCGTCGACACGCCTGGCTTCGGTGACTTTGTCAACAACGATGAGTCCTGGAGGCCGATTGTCGACAACATCGAGCAGCGCTTCGACGCCTACCTCGATGCTGAGAACAAGGTCAACCGCATGAACATTGTTGACAACCGCATCCACGCCTgcgtcttcttcatccagcCCACTGGCCACTCCCTCAAGCCCCTGGATATCGAGGTCATGAAGCGCCTCCACACCAAGGTCAACCTGATCCCAGTCATTGCCAAGTCCGACACCCTCaccgatgaggaggttgttgcctTCAAGGCCAGG ATTCTCGCAGACATCAAGTACCACAAGGTCCAGATCTTCGAGGGGCCCAGGTATGAGCTTGATGACGAGGAAACGATTGCCGAGAACAACGAGATCATGTCCAAGGTTCCCTTTGCCGTTGTCGGTGCCAACACCGAGGTGACCAACGCCGACGGGCGCAAGGTCCGCGGCCGTGCCTACCCCTGGGGTGTTATCGAGGTGGACAACGAGGAGCACTGCGACTTCGTCAAGCTCCGCCAGATGCTCATCCGCACCCAcatggaggagctcaaggagaacaccaacaacacgcTCTACGAGAACTACCGAACAGACAAGCTTATCGCTATGGGCGTGTCGCAAGATCCCAGTGTCTTCAAGGAGGTCAACCCCGCCgtgaagcaggaggaggagcgcgcGCTCCATGAGCAGAAGCTCGCCAAGATGGAAGCCGAGATGAAGATGGTCTTCCAACAGAAGGTCGCTGAGAAGGAATCCAAGCTGAAGCAGAGCGAAGAGGAGCTCTACGCTCGCCACCGCGAGATGAAGGAGCAGCTCGAACGGCAACGACTGGAactcgaggagaagaagtcgagAGTGGAGAGCGGGCGGCCACTGGAGAAGGAACCGAAGAGGAAGGGCTTTTCGCTCCGGTAA
- the mrpl3 gene encoding 54S ribosomal protein L3 mitochondrial (BUSCO:EOG09263CGP; EggNog:ENOG503NW2P; COG:J) — protein MMKRLRIERATGQLLAARPGCPSTPGAALRSSYKCATQVAPVRYSSSSSAVETEPVYEEDGTDHSLPPLEKLPPNTSTLPSPLPYRALESAKLSALHARLSLSPKIPLQTLARTLVDASADPNPLFNNSSLAFLGATIINYHASEWFMVHYPRLPMDVLFAAMAGLAGPAPLNRIAKSWGIEVAAAPGGEVDPGLLQFSLENPGESIAGFGYTRTVVDKINKNNWKRSVASKVIYDDDFGQLIMPRKAKESEDKAVEEDQGQGVYHEEAANPTPKFSPTSYGSSTTRELSEKAHANFARAVVGAVYTHCGRAAAKSFVKAHVLCRELDLERLFAFKHPTLELAMLCAREEFEPPVARLLSETGRLSRTPVFVVGVYSGNDKLGEGQGATLEQARLKAAMHALKAWYLYSPGEGAKVPSDVLEMETGGGGGGGEQQGQGQGQQGKNKGWEPAYIDIGELISR, from the coding sequence ATGATGAAGAGGTTACGAATCGAAAGAGCAACGGGCCAATTGCTCGCCGCTCGCCCCGGCTGCCCCTCTACCCCCGGCGCCGCCCTCCGGTCCTCATATAAGTGCGCCACCCAAGTAGCACCAGTACGGtactcatcctcctcctccgccgtcgAGACCGAACCCGTCTACGAAGAAGACGGCACCGACcactcccttccccccctcgagaagctcccacccaacacatccaccctcccctcccccctacCCTACCGGGCCCTCGAATCAGCAAAACTCTCCGCCCTCCACGCCCGCCTGTCGCTCTcccccaaaatccccctccaaaccctcgCCCGCACCCTCGTCGACGCCTCGGCCGACCCGAACCCCCTGTTCAACAACTCCAGCCTGGCCTTCCTCGGCGCCACAATAATCAACTACCACGCCTCAGAATGGTTCATGGTCCACTacccccgtctccccatGGACGTCCTCTtcgccgccatggccggCCTCGCCGGCCCCGCGCCCCTCAACAGGATAGCGAAATCGTGGGGTATCGAAGTGGCCGCCGCCCCCGGCGGCGAGGTCGATCCTGGTCTTCTCCAATTCAGCCTCGAAAACCCAGGGGAAAGCATCGCCGGGTTCGGGTACACCCGCACAGTGGtcgacaagatcaacaagaacaacTGGAAGCGATCGGTCGCCTCCAAGGTAATCTACGATGATGATTTCGGGCAGTTGATCATGCCCCGCAAAGCTAAAGAGTCTGAAGACAAGGCCGTCGAGGAAGATCAGGGCCAAGGTGTCTACCACGAAGAAGCAGcaaaccccacccccaaattCTCCCCCACGTCTTacggctcctccaccacccgcgAGCTATCGGAAAAGGCGCACGCAAACTTTGCGCGTGCTGTTGTCGGAGCGGTGTACACCCACTGCGGCCGCGCGGCGGCCAAATCGTTTGTCAAGGCCCACGTCCTCTGCCGCGAGCTGGATCTGGAGCGGTTGTTTGCGTTTAAGCATCCGACTCTTGAACTGGCTATGCTCTGCGCCAGAGAGGAGTTTGAGCCCCCGGTCGCGAGGCTGCTTTCGGAGACCGGTCGGCTGTCGAGGACGCCCGTTtttgtggtgggggtgtaCTCGGGGAATGAtaagctgggggaggggcagggggcGACGTTGGAGCAGGCTAGGTTGAAGGCTGCCATGCATGCGTTGAAGGCGTGGTATTTGTACAGtcctggggagggggccaaGGTGCCGAGTGATGTGCTTGAAATGGagacgggtggtggtggtggtggtggtgagcagcAGGGACAAGGGCAGGGGCAGCAGGGGAAGAATAAGGGGTGGGAGCCGGCTTATATTGATATTGGCGAGTTGATTTCTCGTTAG